In one Agrobacterium tumefaciens genomic region, the following are encoded:
- a CDS encoding ABC transporter permease subunit, whose product MPSTNTGGPSDAGRKLPLHWIGVVPFAVFVLLFLIMPTMKIVIGAFQRTDGSFTLENIAGLFTSSILAAYWISIKISLASAALGCLIGFAVAAAVVLGGLPQRIRGPLLTFSGVASQFAGVPLAFAFIATLGPVGLLTVFLKTQIGIDLRLLGFNILSFWGLTVTYLFFQIPLMILIITPALDGLKREWREAAEILGATGLQYWRMVAFPILLPSLLGTMSLLFANAFGAVATAIALTGSSLNIVPILLFAQIRGDVLGNPHLGYALAFGMIVVTGIANALYIWLRARSERWLK is encoded by the coding sequence ATGCCATCAACCAACACCGGCGGACCATCCGACGCGGGCAGGAAACTGCCGCTGCACTGGATTGGCGTCGTACCTTTTGCCGTTTTTGTTCTGCTGTTTCTGATTATGCCGACGATGAAGATCGTCATCGGTGCATTTCAGCGTACCGATGGCAGCTTCACGCTGGAAAACATTGCCGGACTTTTCACCTCTTCCATTCTCGCGGCCTACTGGATTTCGATCAAGATCAGCCTCGCCTCGGCGGCTCTCGGCTGCCTGATCGGCTTTGCCGTCGCCGCCGCCGTGGTGCTGGGCGGATTGCCGCAGCGCATTCGCGGACCGCTTCTGACCTTTTCGGGCGTCGCCTCGCAATTCGCCGGCGTGCCGCTCGCCTTCGCCTTCATCGCGACGCTCGGCCCGGTCGGCCTGCTCACCGTGTTTCTGAAGACGCAGATCGGCATCGATCTCCGGCTGCTCGGCTTCAACATCCTGTCCTTCTGGGGCCTGACCGTCACCTATCTGTTCTTCCAGATACCGTTGATGATCCTCATCATCACGCCGGCGCTGGACGGGCTGAAGCGCGAATGGCGCGAGGCGGCGGAAATTCTCGGCGCGACCGGCCTGCAATATTGGCGCATGGTGGCCTTCCCGATCCTGCTGCCGTCGCTGCTCGGCACCATGTCGCTGCTGTTCGCCAATGCCTTCGGCGCGGTGGCCACCGCAATCGCGCTCACCGGTTCCTCGCTCAACATCGTGCCTATCCTGCTCTTCGCGCAGATCCGTGGTGACGTCCTCGGCAATCCGCATCTCGGTTACGCGCTCGCCTTCGGCATGATCGTCGTCACCGGCATTGCCAATGCGCTTTATATCTGGCTGCGCGCCCGCAGCGAAAGGTGGCTGAAATGA
- a CDS encoding ABC transporter permease yields MKRFFAWGALVFGLLYFALPLIGMTNFSLKMRRGEYSFDAYGKVLTDPRFQETFSYSVVMALFTIVFGVLLVVPTAYWVRLKLPHLRPYIEFITLLPLVIPAIVIVFGYIRLYNTSSWLPLTGTTFGTNLLLMFGYATLALPYMYRAVDTGLRTIDVATLTEAAQSLGAGWTTILSRIILPNVLVAVLSGAFLTFAIVIGEFTMAALLNRPAFGPYMQLLGANRAYEPAALAVISFGITWGCLGLIQLVSRYQKGAPPKA; encoded by the coding sequence ATGAAGCGTTTCTTCGCCTGGGGCGCGCTGGTCTTCGGCCTTCTTTATTTCGCCCTGCCGCTGATCGGCATGACCAACTTCTCACTGAAAATGCGGCGCGGTGAATATTCCTTCGACGCCTATGGCAAGGTGCTCACCGACCCGCGTTTTCAGGAAACCTTCAGCTATTCGGTGGTGATGGCGCTGTTCACCATCGTCTTCGGGGTTTTGCTGGTGGTGCCCACCGCCTATTGGGTGCGCCTGAAACTGCCGCATTTGCGCCCCTATATCGAGTTCATCACCCTCTTGCCGCTGGTCATCCCGGCCATCGTCATCGTTTTCGGTTACATCAGGCTTTACAACACCTCCAGCTGGCTGCCGCTGACCGGCACGACCTTCGGCACCAACCTGCTTCTGATGTTCGGTTACGCCACGCTCGCCTTGCCCTATATGTATCGCGCGGTCGATACCGGCCTCCGAACCATCGATGTCGCAACACTGACAGAGGCGGCGCAGAGCCTCGGCGCGGGCTGGACCACCATCCTGTCGCGCATCATCCTGCCCAATGTTCTGGTCGCCGTGCTGTCTGGCGCGTTTTTGACCTTCGCCATCGTCATCGGTGAATTCACCATGGCAGCCCTTTTGAACCGCCCGGCCTTCGGCCCCTACATGCAGCTGCTCGGTGCCAACCGCGCCTATGAACCGGCCGCACTTGCCGTGATTTCCTTCGGCATCACCTGGGGTTGCCTGGGTCTGATCCAACTCGTTTCACGCTACCAGAAGGGCGCGCCTCCCAAGGCCTGA
- a CDS encoding ABC transporter ATP-binding protein — protein sequence MSFLTLSNIKKSFGSVQVVHDFNMAIEKGEFVSFLGPSGCGKTTVLRMIAGFEIPTGGSIVINGKDQTALRPNQRNIGMVFQAYALFPNMNVYENVAFGLKVAGKPKAEIDARVKEMLQLIHLEHLADRYPYQMSGGQQQRVALARALAPKPEVLLLDEPLSALDAKIRVSLREEIRQIQQKLGITTIFVTHDQEEALSISDRIVVMNGGRADQIGSPFDIYNKPATRFVASFVGTLNLIDATVVDSSSNTIRVGEQQITLHKPVNAANGEKITLALRPEAGALGADAKGDVAISGLVTSSQFLGSVIRTRLDLGGSTLSFDMFNDPGTAPPAVGEQVTLKFAAGDLMVIKD from the coding sequence ATGAGCTTTTTGACACTTAGCAACATCAAGAAATCCTTCGGCTCCGTGCAGGTCGTGCATGATTTCAACATGGCCATCGAAAAGGGCGAGTTCGTCTCCTTCCTGGGGCCATCGGGCTGCGGCAAGACCACCGTGCTGCGCATGATCGCCGGCTTTGAAATCCCCACTGGCGGATCGATCGTCATCAACGGCAAGGACCAGACGGCGCTCAGACCGAACCAGCGCAATATCGGCATGGTGTTCCAGGCCTATGCGCTGTTCCCCAACATGAATGTCTACGAGAACGTCGCATTCGGCCTCAAAGTCGCCGGCAAGCCCAAAGCCGAGATCGACGCCCGCGTGAAGGAAATGCTCCAGCTCATCCATCTGGAACATCTGGCGGACCGTTACCCCTACCAGATGTCGGGCGGCCAGCAGCAGCGCGTGGCGCTTGCCCGCGCGCTCGCACCGAAGCCGGAAGTGCTTCTGCTGGACGAGCCGCTCTCCGCGCTCGACGCCAAGATCCGCGTGTCGCTGCGCGAGGAAATCCGCCAGATTCAGCAGAAACTCGGCATCACCACCATTTTCGTGACCCACGATCAGGAAGAGGCCCTGTCGATTTCCGACCGCATCGTCGTCATGAATGGCGGCCGTGCCGACCAGATCGGCTCCCCCTTCGATATCTACAACAAGCCCGCGACCCGCTTCGTCGCCTCCTTCGTCGGCACGCTGAACCTCATCGACGCCACCGTGGTCGATTCCTCATCCAACACCATCCGTGTCGGAGAGCAGCAGATTACCCTGCACAAACCGGTCAATGCGGCGAACGGCGAAAAAATCACCCTTGCCCTGCGTCCGGAAGCGGGCGCGCTCGGGGCCGATGCGAAAGGCGATGTCGCCATTTCCGGCCTCGTCACCTCCAGCCAGTTCCTCGGCTCCGTTATCCGCACCCGTCTCGATCTCGGCGGCTCGACCCTGTCTTTCGACATGTTCAATGATCCCGGCACAGCACCGCCCGCCGTCGGTGAGCAGGTGACGCTGAAATTCGCAGCCGGCGACCTGATGGTCATCAAGGACTGA
- a CDS encoding MurR/RpiR family transcriptional regulator yields MRSTTATVSDVIHAHYGALTRSEKRLAESLLGNYPVSGLGSITTIAENAGVSTPTVARMVQKLGYKGYPEFQAHLHQELEATISGPIAKHDRWATNAPGLHILNRFADAITGNLRDTLSDLDTAVFDNAATLLSDRKRSIYFVGGRITGAIAEYFFTHMQVIRPKTTLMSSNSSAWPQYMLNMSAGDVLVIFDIRRYEHDMTTLAEVAKANGVQIILFTDQWTSPVARHALHTFRVKIEAPSAWDSSVVTLFVVEALIEAVQSGTWDETKQRMNALEGLFEQTRLFRRPDRT; encoded by the coding sequence TTGCGCAGCACGACGGCGACCGTGTCGGATGTCATCCATGCCCATTACGGCGCGCTGACCCGTTCGGAAAAACGGCTGGCGGAGAGCCTGCTTGGCAACTACCCCGTCTCGGGTCTCGGCAGCATTACCACTATCGCCGAAAATGCCGGCGTTTCAACGCCAACCGTGGCGCGCATGGTGCAGAAGCTCGGCTATAAGGGCTACCCGGAATTTCAGGCGCATCTGCATCAGGAGCTTGAGGCGACGATCTCCGGCCCGATTGCGAAACATGACCGCTGGGCCACCAATGCGCCCGGCCTCCACATTCTCAACCGCTTCGCGGACGCCATCACCGGCAATCTGCGCGACACGCTGAGCGATCTCGACACCGCCGTCTTCGACAATGCGGCAACGCTGCTCTCGGACCGCAAGCGCAGCATCTATTTCGTCGGCGGGCGCATCACCGGCGCCATTGCCGAATATTTCTTCACCCATATGCAGGTGATCCGGCCGAAAACGACGTTGATGTCATCCAATTCCAGCGCCTGGCCGCAATATATGCTGAATATGAGCGCCGGCGACGTGCTTGTCATCTTCGATATCCGCCGCTACGAGCACGACATGACGACGCTTGCCGAAGTGGCGAAAGCAAACGGCGTGCAGATCATCCTCTTCACCGACCAATGGACGTCGCCGGTGGCGCGTCACGCGCTGCACACCTTCCGTGTGAAGATCGAAGCACCCTCGGCGTGGGATTCCTCTGTTGTCACATTGTTTGTCGTCGAAGCGCTGATCGAAGCGGTGCAGAGCGGCACCTGGGATGAAACGAAGCAGCGCATGAATGCGCTGGAGGGCCTGTTCGAGCAGACGCGCCTCTTCCGCAGGCCGGACAGGACTTGA
- a CDS encoding amino acid permease, producing the protein MDSSSSGVSYKKADASYFEKRGLSRYAGVWSLWSLGVGAVISGHFSGWNFGFSTGGWGGMLVAGIIIAIMYLGLTFSIAEMSPALPHTGAAYSFARTAMGPWGGFITGLCENVEYVLTPAVVVTFITAYVNSILGLDPAYSPFVWIVFYAIFLALNVFGLELSFKVTLVITLISLTVLVFFWISAIPNIDFSRFALNIGVGPDGKAVELPEGGGSFFPFGFSGVLATLPFAVWLFLAIEQLPLAAEESVDPKRDMPKGIILGMVTLMVSAFMIVLLNPSLPGVGAFHLSSSLEPLLDGFKAIYGDGGVVVLGLVALTGLIASFHTILYAQGRQIYSLSRAGYFPTVLSITHSKYRTPYVANITGAIVGLAVMLVIWFSLGAEEGGSIIGSVLLNMAVFGAMFSYIMQAISFILLRKNLPHIERPFRSPFGIPGAVLTVIIAIVTLLYQIQDPNFTKGVLWVAVWFAVAIAYFAFVGRHRLILSPEEEFALEHKQAAVAAAAAKA; encoded by the coding sequence ATGGACAGTTCATCATCAGGCGTCAGCTACAAGAAGGCTGATGCATCCTATTTCGAAAAACGCGGACTTTCCCGTTATGCGGGCGTGTGGTCGCTCTGGTCGCTCGGCGTCGGCGCGGTTATTTCCGGGCATTTTTCCGGATGGAATTTCGGCTTTTCCACTGGCGGCTGGGGCGGCATGCTGGTGGCGGGCATCATCATCGCCATCATGTATCTCGGGCTGACATTTTCGATCGCGGAAATGAGCCCGGCATTGCCGCATACCGGCGCGGCCTATTCCTTCGCCCGCACGGCCATGGGCCCCTGGGGCGGCTTCATCACCGGGCTTTGCGAGAATGTCGAATATGTGCTGACGCCGGCGGTCGTCGTCACCTTCATCACCGCCTATGTGAACTCCATTCTCGGGCTCGATCCCGCCTATTCACCTTTCGTGTGGATAGTCTTTTATGCAATTTTCCTTGCGCTTAACGTCTTCGGGCTTGAGCTTTCCTTCAAGGTCACGCTGGTCATCACGCTGATTTCGCTCACGGTTCTGGTGTTCTTCTGGATCAGCGCCATTCCAAACATCGATTTTTCGCGTTTTGCGCTCAATATCGGTGTCGGCCCTGACGGCAAGGCGGTGGAGCTGCCGGAAGGCGGCGGTTCCTTCTTCCCCTTCGGGTTCTCGGGCGTTCTCGCCACGCTGCCCTTTGCGGTCTGGCTGTTCCTGGCCATCGAGCAGCTGCCGCTGGCGGCGGAAGAATCGGTCGATCCGAAACGTGACATGCCGAAGGGCATCATTCTCGGCATGGTGACGCTGATGGTTTCGGCCTTCATGATCGTATTGCTCAACCCGTCCCTGCCGGGCGTCGGCGCCTTCCATCTCAGCTCCTCGCTCGAGCCGCTGCTTGATGGCTTCAAGGCGATCTATGGCGATGGCGGCGTGGTGGTACTCGGTCTCGTTGCCTTGACCGGCCTGATTGCCAGCTTCCACACGATCCTCTATGCGCAGGGCCGGCAGATCTATTCGCTGTCGCGTGCGGGTTACTTCCCGACAGTGCTGTCGATCACCCATTCCAAATACCGCACGCCATACGTTGCCAATATCACCGGCGCGATTGTCGGTCTCGCGGTCATGCTGGTCATCTGGTTCTCGCTGGGTGCGGAAGAGGGCGGCAGCATCATCGGCAGCGTGCTTTTGAACATGGCCGTGTTCGGCGCCATGTTCTCCTACATCATGCAGGCGATTTCTTTCATCCTGCTGCGGAAGAACCTGCCGCATATCGAGCGGCCGTTCCGCTCGCCCTTCGGCATTCCGGGCGCGGTGCTGACGGTCATCATCGCCATCGTCACGCTGCTTTACCAGATCCAGGATCCGAACTTCACCAAGGGCGTGCTCTGGGTGGCGGTCTGGTTCGCCGTGGCGATCGCCTATTTCGCCTTTGTCGGACGCCACCGCCTCATCCTGTCGCCGGAAGAGGAATTCGCGCTGGAGCACAAGCAGGCTGCGGTTGCCGCAGCGGCTGCAAAGGCCTGA
- a CDS encoding ABC transporter substrate-binding protein produces MISHCRRLLATTTALVIASTAIAAAEPSAELIAAAKKEGMLTTIALPHDWCGYGDVIAAFKAKYPEITVNELNPDAGSADEVEAVKANKDNKGPQAPDVVDVGLAFGPQMKAEGLLQPYKVSTWSEIPDNVKDADGYWYGDYYGVMSMFVNKDLVKNTPKDWADLLKPEYSGQVALAGDPRASNQAILGVLAAGLATGAKSGKEAGEAGLKYFADLNKAGNFLPVIGKAGTLAQGATPIIVAWDYNALSWKKTLNDNPPTEVVVPEKGVLAGVYVQGISAYAPHPNAAKLWMEHLYSDDGQLGWLKGYCHPIRFNAMVKAGKVPQELIDSLPPAAAYEKAIFPTLEEVDANKAAVTGGWDSVVGANVK; encoded by the coding sequence GTGATCTCTCACTGCCGCCGACTGCTTGCTACGACCACTGCACTGGTCATCGCCTCCACCGCGATCGCCGCTGCTGAACCGAGCGCCGAACTGATCGCTGCCGCCAAGAAGGAAGGCATGCTGACAACCATCGCGCTGCCGCACGACTGGTGCGGTTACGGTGACGTCATCGCCGCCTTCAAGGCGAAGTATCCGGAAATCACCGTCAACGAACTGAACCCCGACGCCGGCTCCGCCGACGAAGTGGAAGCTGTGAAGGCCAACAAGGACAACAAGGGCCCGCAGGCTCCTGACGTTGTCGACGTCGGTCTCGCCTTCGGTCCGCAGATGAAGGCCGAAGGCCTGCTGCAGCCCTACAAGGTCTCCACCTGGTCCGAAATTCCTGACAACGTCAAGGATGCCGACGGTTACTGGTACGGCGACTATTACGGCGTCATGTCGATGTTCGTGAACAAGGACCTCGTCAAGAACACGCCGAAGGACTGGGCCGACCTGCTGAAGCCGGAATATTCCGGTCAGGTAGCGCTCGCCGGTGACCCGCGCGCTTCCAACCAGGCTATCCTCGGCGTTCTCGCCGCCGGTCTTGCCACGGGCGCGAAGTCCGGCAAGGAAGCCGGTGAAGCTGGCCTGAAATATTTTGCCGATCTCAACAAGGCTGGCAACTTCCTGCCGGTCATCGGCAAGGCTGGCACGCTGGCGCAGGGCGCGACCCCAATCATCGTTGCCTGGGACTATAACGCGCTGTCCTGGAAGAAGACGCTGAACGACAACCCGCCGACAGAAGTTGTCGTTCCTGAGAAGGGCGTTCTGGCCGGCGTTTATGTTCAGGGCATCTCTGCTTACGCCCCGCATCCGAACGCTGCCAAGCTCTGGATGGAACACCTCTATTCCGACGACGGTCAGCTTGGCTGGCTGAAGGGCTATTGCCACCCGATCCGCTTCAACGCCATGGTCAAGGCCGGCAAGGTTCCGCAGGAACTGATCGACAGCCTGCCGCCGGCAGCAGCCTATGAAAAGGCGATCTTCCCGACGCTCGAGGAAGTCGATGCCAACAAGGCTGCCGTTACCGGCGGCTGGGACAGCGTCGTCGGCGCAAACGTGAAGTAA
- a CDS encoding AAA family ATPase, producing MLFLDSVTMKETPDGGDGYPFSVPALRHLERLEFKTPITFFAGNNGSGKSTLLEGLAAGMTAYAIGNHGQVAGDLYLQHAETVAKSFYFARKKYPKIRMFMRAEDVLGYIRRQNEDALDDFRWEREKALKKGEDFPEETPDTFRRIVRNNVIDRRSHGEGFLDIMQQRLHGAGLYFLDEPESPLSPQKQLELAALIRDAADSGGQLIIATHSPVLLAIPEATIYHFDADGITERLYDELENISFLRRFLDRPSKYLSD from the coding sequence ATGCTGTTTCTCGATAGCGTAACCATGAAAGAAACCCCGGATGGAGGGGATGGATATCCCTTCTCCGTTCCGGCGCTGCGCCATCTGGAACGCCTCGAATTCAAGACGCCGATCACCTTTTTTGCCGGCAATAACGGCTCCGGCAAATCGACGCTGCTGGAGGGGCTGGCGGCGGGAATGACGGCCTATGCCATCGGCAATCACGGCCAGGTTGCCGGCGACCTTTACCTTCAGCATGCCGAGACCGTAGCGAAGTCCTTCTATTTCGCCCGCAAGAAATATCCGAAAATCCGCATGTTCATGCGCGCGGAAGACGTGCTTGGTTATATCCGCCGGCAGAACGAGGACGCGCTGGACGATTTTCGCTGGGAGCGGGAAAAGGCGCTCAAGAAGGGCGAAGACTTTCCGGAAGAAACCCCGGATACGTTTCGCAGGATCGTCAGGAACAATGTCATCGACCGGCGTTCGCATGGCGAAGGATTTCTCGATATCATGCAACAGCGGCTGCATGGCGCCGGCCTCTATTTTCTCGACGAACCGGAAAGCCCGCTTTCGCCGCAAAAGCAGCTCGAACTGGCAGCCCTTATCCGCGACGCCGCCGATAGTGGCGGGCAATTGATCATCGCCACCCATTCGCCGGTGCTTTTGGCCATTCCCGAGGCGACCATCTATCATTTCGACGCGGACGGCATTACCGAGCGCCTTTATGACGAGCTGGAAAACATCAGTTTCCTGCGCCGCTTTCTTGATCGTCCGTCGAAATACCTGAGCGATTGA
- a CDS encoding zinc-dependent alcohol dehydrogenase family protein encodes MRALFYELFGETPVVASLPDPEPTDGGVVIEVKATGLCRSDWHGWMGHDSDIRLPHVPGHEFAGVIAAVGKNVTRFKTGDRVTVPFVSGCGHCHECRSGNQQVCETQFQPGFTHWGSFAEYVAIDYADQNLVHLPETMSYATAAGLGCRFATSFRAVTDQGRLKGGEWLAVHGCGGVGLSAIMIGSGLGAQVVAIDIAEDKLELARQLGATATINSRSVADVAEAVREVTGGGAHVSIDALGHPQTCCNSISNLRRRGRHVQVGLMLADHAMPAIPMARVIAHELEIYGSHGMQAWRYEDMLAMIESGRLAPEKLIGRHITLSEAATALPAMDSFRESGISIIDRFE; translated from the coding sequence ATGCGCGCGCTTTTTTACGAACTGTTCGGCGAAACCCCGGTTGTTGCGTCCCTGCCAGATCCGGAACCGACCGATGGCGGCGTGGTCATCGAGGTAAAGGCGACCGGCCTCTGCCGCAGCGACTGGCACGGCTGGATGGGGCATGACTCGGATATCCGCCTGCCGCATGTTCCCGGCCACGAATTCGCAGGCGTGATCGCCGCTGTCGGCAAAAACGTCACCCGCTTCAAGACCGGCGACCGCGTTACCGTGCCCTTCGTTTCCGGCTGCGGCCATTGCCATGAATGCCGCTCCGGCAACCAGCAGGTCTGCGAAACGCAGTTCCAGCCCGGCTTCACCCATTGGGGCTCCTTCGCCGAATATGTCGCCATCGATTATGCCGACCAGAACCTCGTGCATCTGCCTGAGACGATGAGTTACGCCACCGCCGCCGGCCTCGGCTGCCGTTTCGCCACCTCCTTCCGGGCCGTGACCGATCAGGGACGCCTCAAAGGCGGCGAATGGCTGGCGGTGCATGGCTGCGGCGGCGTCGGCCTCTCCGCCATCATGATCGGCTCTGGCCTTGGCGCGCAGGTCGTCGCCATCGACATCGCCGAAGACAAGCTCGAACTTGCGCGGCAGCTTGGAGCAACCGCCACCATCAACAGCCGCTCGGTTGCCGATGTTGCCGAGGCGGTACGCGAGGTGACGGGTGGCGGCGCGCATGTCTCGATCGATGCGCTCGGTCACCCGCAGACCTGCTGCAACTCCATCAGCAACCTGCGCCGGCGCGGCCGCCATGTGCAGGTGGGGCTGATGCTGGCCGATCACGCCATGCCCGCCATTCCCATGGCCCGTGTGATCGCGCATGAACTGGAGATTTACGGCAGCCACGGCATGCAGGCGTGGCGTTACGAGGACATGCTGGCGATGATCGAAAGCGGCAGGCTCGCGCCGGAAAAGCTGATCGGCCGCCACATCACGCTTTCCGAGGCCGCAACCGCCCTGCCCGCCATGGACAGCTTCAGGGAAAGCGGCATCAGCATCATCGACCGGTTCGAATAG
- a CDS encoding N-formylglutamate amidohydrolase has translation MTVRSRFFTEAEGQAVGVENAAAKGDVLLVCEHASATIPEKFGTLGLSQEVLSSHAAWDPGALAVAKLLSESFDATLIHQRFSRLVYDCNRPPESPSAMPVKSEIYDIPGNFDLSEAERFARTSALYVPFHDRVSEIIAERQAAGRKVVVVTIHSFTPVYHGQFRAVEIGILHDTDSRLADAMLAGAQGSSLAVKRNDPYGPEDGVTHTLRLHALPDGLLNVMIEIRNDLIANEGGQAEIAGFLYELMGKALSSIDE, from the coding sequence ATGACGGTACGTTCACGGTTTTTCACGGAAGCGGAAGGGCAGGCCGTTGGCGTCGAGAACGCTGCGGCGAAGGGCGACGTCCTTCTTGTCTGCGAGCACGCTTCCGCCACCATCCCGGAAAAATTCGGCACGCTCGGTCTTTCGCAAGAGGTTCTTTCGAGCCATGCGGCTTGGGATCCGGGTGCGCTGGCCGTTGCCAAGCTGCTTTCTGAAAGCTTCGACGCCACGCTCATCCATCAGCGGTTCTCGCGGCTCGTCTATGATTGCAACCGCCCGCCCGAATCGCCGTCCGCCATGCCGGTGAAGAGCGAGATTTACGACATTCCCGGCAATTTCGATCTGAGTGAGGCGGAGCGGTTTGCCCGCACCTCCGCACTTTACGTGCCGTTTCACGACCGTGTCAGCGAGATCATCGCCGAGCGGCAGGCCGCTGGACGCAAGGTGGTGGTGGTGACCATTCACAGTTTCACGCCGGTCTATCACGGTCAGTTCCGCGCGGTTGAAATCGGCATCCTCCACGATACCGACAGCCGATTGGCTGATGCGATGCTGGCGGGTGCGCAAGGGTCGTCGCTCGCGGTGAAACGCAACGATCCTTACGGTCCGGAAGACGGGGTGACGCATACACTCAGGCTACATGCGCTGCCGGACGGACTTTTGAATGTGATGATCGAGATCCGCAACGATCTGATCGCCAATGAAGGAGGCCAGGCGGAAATTGCCGGCTTTCTATACGAGCTTATGGGGAAGGCGCTCTCATCAATCGATGAGTGA